Genomic window (Ananas comosus cultivar F153 linkage group 1, ASM154086v1, whole genome shotgun sequence):
gaggtaacagtgcaatttaccctgaaaataaatataacccTTCTGTTCTCTTTTTAGGTGGATCGGGATTCCTTATGGGTCGATTAAATCTTGTTTCAACACCATCTAGATATCTTGAACAGAATGTCAAGCATTCTTCGGCTATATATCCTTCAGCTATTGACCCTTCAGGATGAGATCTATTAAGTACATATGACTTCATTCGTACAAAGTTCCTAAAATAATAGAGAATATAAAAGTTAAGACAGCTTATATCTTTATTAagcataattaaattaataagaaataagtaattaattaatatttacctCTCCGAAGAATACATCCATCGATATTGTACCGGACCACCTAATCTTGCCTCTTCTACTAAATGAATCATTAAGTGAATCATAATGGTGAAAAATGTGGGTAGAAAGATTCTTTCCATGTGGCAAAGAGTAAGTGTAATGCGGCTTTGTATTTTGTCAAGCTCATTCACATCCAACACCTTCGAACATAATGATTTAAAGAAAAACACCAATTCAATTGCGATCGAGATCACTTCCTTAGATGGGCTTGATGCTCGTAATGCCAATGGTAGTATATCCTCAATCAAAATATGACAATCATGACTTTTAAGACCACTAATCTTACACTCGATAACATTCACACATCTTGAAATATTTGAAGCATAACCATCGGGCGTTTTAATATTCTTGAGAACTTGACAAAgaattcttttttcctttttagacATCGTGAAGCAAGCCGGAGGTAACCTTGTCTTTCCATTAGCAAGTAACTGGGGATGGAGTTCAGATCTAATGCCCAATTCTACTAAATCTAATCGTGCTTTTGAATTGTCTTTTGTTTTGTTGTCAAGATTCAATAAAGTGCCAATAAAATTGTCAAACACATTTTTCTCTATGTGCATCACATCTACATTATGACACAACAAATTATATTGCCAATATGGTAATTCAAAGAAaatgcttttctttttccgcCACCTCAATGCGCCACTAGATTTTGAACTAGAAAGACATTCGCTTGTTGTTGTATTGTCATCATTTCTCGTCtgtcttttctttttggatCTCTTACTATTTATTCCTTTGTCATTTATTGTAGGTAGTTTACCAAATTTGAATTGCATGCCATGCATTTGCCTTAATATATCAACACCAGCTATCCGAATAAGTGCACTCCTTATCTCCTCTGTGCCGTCAAACAAGTCTTTTTGATAACGAAATATATGTCCCTCAGGTAAACAACGACGAAGACCCATGTAACAATACTTCCCTCCATGGCGTAACCACCTAGATTGTGTTTGCTCCGCAAAACAAGGACATGCAAACTTTCCTTTAGTACTCCAGCCAGACAAAATTGCATATGCAGGAAAGTCATTTATAGTCCATAATAACGCAGCCCGcatatgaaaattttgttgGCTTGAAGCATCATACGTCTCAACGCCCtcccataatttttttaattcctcaATTAAAGGTTGTAGAAAAACATCAATATCATTTCCCGGACCTTTTTCACCCGGAAGAATCATCGTTAACATAAAAGATGATTGTTTCATACAAATCCAAGGTGGTAAATTATATGTAATCAGTACAACCGGCCATGTACTATAAGTAGTACTCATTGTTCGAAATGGATTGAAACCATCACTACAAAGAGCAAGCCTCGCATTGTGGTAATCAGAGGAGAAATCTACATATCGTTCATCGAATGCTTTCCACGCTTCACCATCTGCAGGATGTCTTGATAGCCCATCCTTCCTATGACTCTCGTTGTGCCATCTCATATCATTTGATATTCTCATAGAGGCAAAAAGTCTTTGCAGCCTTGGTACAAGaggaaaataatataaaactttTACTGGAATCTTCCTCTTTTGTTTTGGTATGGCAGATGCGTTAGAAGTATTTTCTTCATTGTTTGAAATGTGATCGTTTTCCGTACTAGTAGTTTTCCAACGAGATGACCCACACACATCGCACActtcctgattttttttttcaccgtgAAATAATATGCAATCATTTGGACAACAATGAATTTTTTCATAACTAAGACCTAAGgccttaataattttttttgcttcataTGAAGAACGGGGTATTGAAGTACCTTCAGGAAATGCATCAGCCAATATCTCTAGCAACATAGTAAATGATTCTCTTGACCAACCATTTAGACATTTCAAATGGAACAAATGGAGTATAAAAGATAGTTTTGAAAATGTCTTACATCCCGAATATAATTCTTCATTTGCATCTTTTAGTAGTTTATGAAAATCATGATTTCCATTAGTCTCTTCATTAGATTGTTCCATGCGAAGTTCTTCTGTAGATTGTTCTGGGCTCGCCCCTTCATCAAATTCGTTAGTTGGTATATTTGTTTCATTAGTTGGTTCATCGGCTAAGCCAATAGCATCATGTAAAAGTCTATGCATGTCATTTGATCTTCTAAAGTTTTGGGTAATAGGGATGCACTCTTGCACTTGTAAAGCTTCTTGCATATGTAAAGACTGAGAAGCTGAAGAAGACGTGGCAGTATTAATTGGGGAATTAAAAGATAAAGCGTCTTCTCCATGGCAAATCCATCTAGTATATCCCCTTAGAAAGCCATCACATATCAAGTGTATCTTCACATTCTCATATGTTTGTAATGAATAATTAACACAGCATACACAGGGACACATTATTTTGCTACTATAGGATGCATTACAAAATGCAAATTCTAGAAATTGTAAGACTCCATTTTTATATGCATCACTATTTCGAGGTTAGGTCATCCAACTTTTATCCATTAtagaaaaataactaaaataaaaagatcaTTTGCATTCAATATAGtgcaatataaaatttataaactcgACATAATAGAACAAAATGAATTGTTAAGAGACTTTCATATGAGATATAACAAGTgttccaaacacaaaattgatcaATCATATGATGCCGAGCAActcatttcttctcttcttttattgCGATGTGGatgcaaaataaaaagttacttCACTAACATCTTGACAACAGCACGAATTCAATTAGAATAGAGAAATATTTGTACATTCAAATATGGGACATCATATGATGCGGAATAAAAGTGGTGATTAgactaatttgaaaatttggacATCATATGATGCGGAATTTACACCCACCTACTTTTGGGTGTACGACACATTAGAACATGCTGACTAAAAGAACTTGCTAGTAGTGAATAAAAGCTAAGATATCGGACTAATTTGCACAAATGAATATTACGCACTAGAGGCTGCAattgaatttcaatttcaattttaatttcaatttccTTCTCGActgaataataattaataaatagaaaagAAGATTCAATTCTTCAAACTAGGTACCTGGCAGATTTAGCACTGTACGaaaattcaaacaaaagaaTAGAGGAGAATCATCAAAACTCCGTCACGCACTCTAGCGCGAACCAGCTACTGCACCTGCGCTCACAGCTAAGGTTCTCCGCGGCAATAACGCCTTGCTCCGCTCTGCATCAAAATCATCCATTTCAGTATCAGATTCAAGCTCAGGCTCATCATCGCCAGCATCCGAGAGGGCCCGCTGCCAGGGAGGGGCGCGGTGGCAGGGGAGGGTGCGGGGGTGGTGCGCGGCGCCCTGCAGGGAGGGGTTGGGCCTGCTGCCAGGGAGGGGCGCGGTGGCAGGGGAGGGTGCGGGGGTGGTGCGTGGCGCCCTGCGGGGAGGGGTTGGGCCTGCTGCCAGGGAGGGGCGCGGTGGCAGGGGAGGGTGCGGGGTGGTGCCACGCGCCGCTGGGGAAGGGGGGCGGGATGGAGGGGGGCGTCTACCATAGAAGGCGGATCAGGGGGGGAGCGGGGGTTCCACGTTGCAGGGAGGGCCACAGTGGCTTAGCGGAGGGCTGCGGGGATGGTCGCGCGGGGCTCCGAAGAGGGCGGGGGAGGGCGCGGCGGCCCTGCAGAGAGGATGCGGGGAAGGGCCGCGTACTGCGCGGGGGGAGGGGGGTGGTGCGGGAGCGCTGCCAGGATGAAGGGCAGAGGGGGAAAGGGCAGCGGTGGGGGGATTGGAGAGGGGTGGTGCGCTGCAGGATGAAGCGGAGGGCAAGGGGCGCGGGGGGGGTGGTGGGTAGGTTGCGTGGGTGGAACGGGAGGGGCAGGGGGGCACTCGCAGGCGGGGGAGTTGGCCTGCTGCCGGAGAAAGGTCGTAGGGGGGTGCGCGGTAGGGGAGCGGCGTACCTGATAACTTTGACGGGGAGAGGTCGCCGGAGCTGACGTGGCACCTCAGCGGACGCTGCCTGGGAGTGGAAGGAGTGCGGTAGCCGTCGGGAAGAAATCGGTCATCACCGCCGGGGTCTGGGGAGGAGGTGGCCGATTTTTTAGGAGTAGAGGGTTGGAGAGGAGGGTTTTTTGGGAGGAGAGGGTTGGAGAGGAGGTGACTAGTTTTGGGGGGAAATAGATCTAGTTAAGGGTTTTTTTAGGAGTAGTGTCGGGGGGAAaaagattttagattttttttttcgggatTTTAGAAGAGGGTTTCTAAAACCACCTCTAAAATGTCTCCAACAGATTCCGCCGTAGAGGCGGTTGTTACAACCGTCCTTGTACAACCGCCTCTACAGAGGCTTTAACGCCGCCACTGTAAACATGAAGCAAGATACTAAATGCAAAGAATATAATCAACGACAGTAGCAGGATAATAAGTGAATAATGTCATGAATAAACAAACAAAGAGATACTGCTACTATAAACGAAAGTCATATATAATTACAATAGGATCATCAACTGTGGTAGCAAGATGATACATAACAGAATATCATAAATCACTGAATAAGGGATCCCGCTACTGTAATCCAAATAACTACCTGAATGCCATGCATAACTCAAATAGAGATACTATGCATCAATCGGACAAATAAATCGTCCAAAATATACACAACCACCACACCCTATCATAGAGACCTGGCCTAAGCTTGCTCACTAGGTCACAAAGACCAAAAAACATGTTTCACTCTAGAGGGAAACAACAAACCACCTCCAAAGTTGCTAACTGTCTAAGAGCGGTGAACATCAAATCTAGGAATGAAATACTCAGGGTGACGAACGTTGTCTATGAACAACACCTCCAACTAGATTGGCAAACTAAAGATCTCAATCTCAAGGTTGTGAACTCTGTCTAAGAACAATAGTGCCATCGTAAGTTATAGTCATATGTATATGCTCAAAGCTTTAACAAACTAGACTCAACAATCAAATCACCGTACATAGGCAATAAGAGGAGCCAAGAAGAAATTTCAAGGAATGTCAAAGAAGATGAGAAGATCCATACTCTCTAGTATAACCATAATCCCAAGGTCAACTAGCATACGACACTTCATGAGTATCTAAAAAGGTGAAGGCAATTCAAGTAACCAAGGTGAATGTAGAAATCGAAATTTTTAAACATGCAAAAATTGAATTAACCGGATACAATTTGAAAAGGGATAGGCTATTTCTTAGTAAAATGGTATAGTTTTCAATGAAACGAAAACTACTACCCTCAAGGTTTAGCAGTGCTGGAAGTCACGGTtgttaccatatatattacataccatatatatattatatatgttaccatatataatatatatatatatattactatgtatattactttcttattaggatagtattatattactttcttattaggatagtattatttatttctttgtataaCAGGATATAATCCTGTACTTCCATGTAaagcttttcctctctctatataagagaatggatttagatgaataatatacagaaaatttctcaaatctcttgtttcatggtatcagagcccttctagggttttattCTCTTTCGACGACTTTTTGCTCATCTCCTCAGAGGGCGAATTGTTCGTCCAGATCAGCACCACGTCCGAGGACGACACGATCCTGTTCTAGTGGTTAACTGGGGCTGCGATTGTCATCATCACGTCTGTGTGGCTGCGCATCATATCTCGACATACGTCTGACCAAGTTGCTAGGAGTCTCTAGCAAGCCACTTCTTCAGATTTGTCCATTCTATctcttctctttatttatttaagttatGACATCTTCTACCAATCAATTTCCTCAACTAGATGTCAAATTATCTGGTTCTAATTACCGGGAGTGGTCGGTGTCTGTAAAACTTTTACTTGATGCCCTAGACTTAACAGATCATATTAATGACACTAGCCCTCCTGCTGATGAGAAGAAACTCAAAGAGTGGAATAATGCTGACAGACGTACTCGTGGAATTATATCCACGTCTGTAGAAATTGACATCAGAATGCAGTTGGTGAGTTTCACTACAGCTCAGCAAATGTGGGCTCATCTTCAAAAACTATATGAGCAATCTAGCCATGCTCAATCATATGCTGAATTCCAAGAGATCACATCGGCCCATCAAGGTGAACGCTCCATTCAGGAGTTCTATAGCTTTATGCAAGCACGGTGGCGCCAACTATCCATCATGGACGAATCATTATGCCAGACTTGTTTGGCTTGCACTTGTGCTACCAAACAAACGCAAATTCGTGATCAACAGCgtctttttcaatttattatgcGTCTACGGCCAGAGTTCGAGGCCTTACGAGGCCAACTTCTTCATCGATCTCCGCTACCCACCATTGATGCTGCACTTGCAGAGCTTATTGCAGAGGAAACTCGTCTTCGAGTATTGCATTCCTCCAGTCCTTCAACACCGACTGTACTTGCTGCTCCCAATCAAGTTCCTCCTGAGCCTTTGAGTTCTACTAATTCGTTTGTTCCTCGAAAGAACAAACGCAATATCCAATGCAAATATTGCCAACTCTGGGGGCATCATATTCAAGATTGCAGGAAAAAGAAGTGGGCTGATCAACAACGACATTCTCCACGTGGTTATCCTGCTGCTGCTTCTACTTTGCAGATCGAGCATCCTTTCAATACTTCTTCTAACAACGTAGGACATCACACTGCTTCTACTCAACTCAGCTGGCCTCAACTAATGCAGCTACTTCAACAGAGCAATCTGAATAACTCGACTCCAAAAGAGCCAGAATCCAGTCCTCAGACATCATCAGCACCACCAGGTTTTGGTTCCCTTTCAACACCTAGCTTTGGAGGTAATTCTAAGAATTCCTGGGTTCTAGACTCAGGTGCTTCTTTTCATATGACTCCACATGATTCATTACTTTCTTCACCTTCCCTATTGTCTTCTCCGCTCAATATTTTTACTGCTGATGGTACACCACTTCCTGTTACTCATTATGGTACATTATCACCTACCATTGGTAATTCTGCCAAATTTTATGTGCCCTCTGTTTTACACATACCAAAACTttctttaaatcttttatctgTTAGCCAAATTACTGATCATGATTGTACAGTTACATTTGACTCATCTTCTTGTCGTGTTCAGGATCGTCGAACAGGGACTTTGATTGGACAGGGCCATAGGCGTGATGGCTTGTACTACATGGATCATCTGCATCTACCATCCAACCATAACTCTGTTAACGCCACCACTACTTCAACCATCTCTAGCTCTACTTTATGGCATCGTCGCTTAGGTCACCTTTCTTTCGAACATCTTAATGTTTTAGTTCGTCGTGGTGTATTAGGCAAATTTTCTGTTTCCAATAATCTTAGTTGTATGGGTTGCAAACTTGCTAAACATACTACTCAACCTTTTCCTGCTAGTAACTCTGTCTCTCATGCTGCTTTTGATTTAAttcattctgatgtttggggTCCTGCTCCTATTTCTACACGTATTGGTAATCGATACTATGTGATCTTTGTGGATGACTATTCTCGTTTTACCTGGATATATTTTATGAACAACCGGTCTGAACTattgcaaatatataaaaattttacagttatgattcaaaatcaatttggcacaaatattaaaatttttcgttCAGACTCTGGTGGTGAATATATCTCTTCTGAATTCAGACAAATTCTTGCAAGTCAAGGCACCTTACCTCAGCTTTCTTGCCCATATGCTCATCAACAAAATGGggttgctgaaagaaagcatcgTCATATCATGGATACTGCTCGGTCTCTTCTTTTTGATAGTTCTGTTCCTTCACAATTTTGGGCTGATGCTGTCAATACAGCTGTTTACTTAATCAACATTATGCCTTCCAGTGTCCTTTCAGGTGTCTCTCCTAGTGAGCGGTTGTTTGCCAAGCCTCCTTCATATGATCATCTACGAGTCTTCGGTTGCACTTGCCTTGTTTTGCTACCTCCTCACGAACGAAATAAACTGTCTCCTAAATCTGCTATTTGTATCTTTCTAGGGTATAGTCTTGAGCATAAAGGGTATCGTTGCTATGATCCTAACACGAGACGTCTTCGGATTTCTCGTGATGTGATTTTCTTTGAGCATCTTCTCTATTATGCCCAACCCACACCAGCCACTGCATCTTCTTCATCTGCCCCTATCgatctttcctttttgcatgATTCTTTTCCAGAGCATTCCTCTTTTCCTGAGGACTCTATCTCTCCTAATACCTCTCCTGCAGATGAAAGTGAAGTTCATGCCTCTCATGATGGTCCTTCTGTCGAAGCTCCAACCGACGATCCTCCGACATCCGTGCGTCGCTATCCCCTTCGAGAGCGCCAGCCCAAAAGGTTCTTTGGTTGTGTTACCTCACATTCTCTTTCTCCCcatttccattcttttcttgcTACCATCCATACTCACCAGGAACCACGAACATACCGCCAAGCTGCTACCATTCCTGAGTGGCAAGATGCTATGTCTGACGAACTTAAGGCTCTTCACAACACCGGTACCTGGACGCTTGTTCCTCTTCCTCCAGGAAAGGTTCCAATCAGTTGCAAATGGATCTACAAAGTTAAGACGAAGTCTGATGGTTCTATTGATCGATATAAGGCTCGCTTGGTTGCTCGCGGCTTTACTCAAGAGTATGGCATCGATTACGAGGAGACATTTGCTCCGGTTGCCAAAATGACCTCTGTTCGCGTTCTTATTGCTGTTGCTGCCTCTCGTGGTTGGCCGTTATATCAACTTGATGTTAAGAATGCTTTTTTACATGGTGATCTTCACGAAGAAGTTTACATGGAGCCACCTCCTGGTCTTAATCATCCGCCTGGTCATGTCTGCTTACTTCGCAAGGCGTTGTATGGTCTTAAACAAGCTCCTCGTGCTTGGTTTGAGAAGTTCTCGACTGCCGTTATCTCTGCTGGTTTTCGTCAGAGTGAAAATGATCATGCATTATTCATTCACTCTTCTGCTCGTGGTACTactgttttacttctctatgtTGATGATATGATTATCACTGGTGATGATCCcgattttatacattttatcaAAGCTTTCTTTCAACGTCAATTTGAAATGAAGGATCTCGGGCTTCTCcgttattttctaggtattgaAGTAGCCTACGGTTCTAAAGGCTATTTGCTATCTCAACGGAAGTACACAGCGGATCTCATCTCTCGTGCTGGTATTACTGACAATGACACAGTCAATACTCCTATGCAACTTCATCAAAAACTGACTCCTACCATGGGTGAGCCACTTTCAAATCCCACGCGCTATCGGGAGTTAGTTGGAGCTCTTATTTATCTCACTATCTCTCGTCCAGATATTGCTTATGCTGTCCACATAGTAAGCCAATTTGTTCAGGAACCAACTTCTGTTCACTATGCTGCTGTTCTTCGCATTCTCCGCTATCTTCGTGGCACTATTAACCAgagtcttttcttttcttctacctCGGAACTTGCACTTCGAGCTTATTCTGACGCTGATTGGGCTGGGGACCATACTGATCGTCGATCCACCACGGGTTATTGCATCTTTCTTGGTGATTCGCTTATTTCCTGGCGAGCTAAGAAACAGAATATTGTCTCCAAATCTAGTGCCGAAGCTGAGTATCGTGCTATGTCTGCTACAGCATCTGAGATTGTTTGGCTTCGTCGTCTTCTTGGTGATATTGGCATTACTTGCTCTACTCCGACACCTCTGTATTGTGACAATCAAAGTGCCATCAAGATTGCTAATAATCCGGTATTTCATGAACGCACTAAACATATTGAAATTGATTGTCACTTCGTTCGGCATCATTTTCTTAATGGCACACTGGCCTTACCGTTTATATCTTCTCGTCTTCAGCTTGCCGACTTCTTCACAAAGTCTCATACCACACAACgtcatcattttcttttatccAAACTCTCGGTGTTTAACCCACCTTGAGTTTGCGGAGGGGtgttaccatatatattacataccatatatatattatatatgttaccatataatatatatatatattactatgtatattactttcttattaggatagtattatttatttctttgtataaCAGGATATAATCCTGTACTTTCATGTAAAGCTTTTCCTCTCCTATATAAGAGAATGAATTTAGATGAATAATATACagaaaatttctcaaatctCTTGTTTCAACGGTGAAGTCCATTTTCATGTTTTGAGCGGCAAAAGCATAGTTTAAAACAAAATGTGGCAAGTGGTTGTCTTGAAAACATTGGGTTTTTGGGCAAAAGGAGGAATATTTTATGTGTTTGCATGAAAGTTCGGACGATAGTGCCACTATGCAAAACATATGCAATGGTGAGTTTTTGTTAAGAAACTCAAAGCTTCGGGGACTtaaatgcaatttttgcaaattttgaaaatgGAGCACTTCGTGATGGGGCTATCATTTCATGTGAAAAATGTTACAGTTCTGGCAAGCGAAAGAATTTACATGAAGTAGACTCGGAGAGGGAATGCACAACTCAAATTTCGCAAAATCTCGAGTTATCTGTGCAAAATGACACTGAGTTGATGTCGAGAGAGAAAATCCAAGTGGGGGCATATTCGTAAAATGCATGGTATTTCATGtgcgaaatcgcatgaaattttTTGGAAAGGGACTATTGCATGAATTTAACGGGTTGTTGAGGACTGTCCAATAAAATGTGTGTATCACTACTACAGGTACAaaatttagtggcgacaaatgtcgccaccatagccAGAATTGTAGCCACGAAAACCTTTTGGCGGCGATAAACATGTCGGCGCATACCGCTGCCTAAAACCCCGtcggtaaaactatttggtggcgacatGCCGTTGCcgctaaaaattaatataattagcggcgacatgTTGTCGCCGCTAAAAGTTTAATAATTAGTGGCAACATATTGTCGCCGCGAAAAGtttagataattagcggcgacattTATCGCCgcaatataaaatagatattttatgtCTAGTTTTTATGGTGGCGACTATTGTCGCCAACtattttttgatctaaaattaattttttttaaaaaaaatggtagTAATAGATATTATTGATTTAGTATAAAT
Coding sequences:
- the LOC109712608 gene encoding chromatin target of PRMT1 protein-like translates to MEGGVYHRRRIRGGAGVPRCREGHSGLAEGCGDGRAGLRRGRGRARRPCREDAGKGRVLRGGRGVVRERCQDEGQRGKGQRWGDWRGVVRCRMKRRARGAGGVVGRLRGWNGRGRGALAGGGVGLLPEKGRRGVRGRGAAYLITLTGRGRRS
- the LOC109712543 gene encoding uncharacterized protein LOC109712543; this encodes MRISNDMRWHNESHRKDGLSRHPADGEAWKAFDERYVDFSSDYHNARLALCSDGFNPFRTMSTTYSTWPVVLITYNLPPWICMKQSSFMLTMILPGEKGPGNDIDVFLQPLIEELKKLWEGVETYDASSQQNFHMRAALLWTINDFPAYAILSGWSTKGKFACPCFAEQTQSRWLRHGGKYCYMGLRRCLPEGHIFRYQKDLFDGTEEIRSALIRIAGVDILRQMHGMQFKFGKLPTINDKGINSKRSKKKRQTRNDDNTTTSECLSSSKSSGALRWRKKKSIFFELPYWQYNLLCHNVDVMHIEKNVFDNFIGTLLNLDNKTKDNSKARLDLVELGIRSELHPQLLANGKTRLPPACFTMSKKEKRILCQVLKNIKTPDGYASNISRCVNVIECKISGLKSHDCHILIEDILPLALRASSPSKEVISIAIELVFFFKSLCSKVLDVNELDKIQSRITLTLCHMERIFLPTFFTIMIHLMIHLVEEARLGGPVQYRWMYSSERNFVRMKSYVLNRSHPEGSIAEGYIAEECLTFCSRYLDGVETRFNRPIRNPDPPKKRTEGLYLFSG